GATTAAGGATGCTGTGGGCAAAACCAACTCGTTTGAGCATATCGACCTGTTGCTGGAAAACATCCGGAAAAAGGTAGACAATTTCAAGCGGATTGCACTTTCTACGAGTGACGGCATCCATTTGTTTGAAGTTTCGGATATCATCAGGTGTGAAGCCAAGATTAATTACACCCAGTTTTACATTAAGAACCACAAACCGATCCTGATTTCGCGCACCTTGAAGGAATATGAGGAATTGCTGACTGAGCACGGTTTTGAGCGCATCCATCAATCACACCTCATCAACCTGTCGTACCTGAAATCCTATATCAAGAACGATGGCGGTTATGTGATCATGTCGGACAACACGAACATCCCGATTGCCCAGAGTAAAAAAGAAAAACTACAGGAACTGATCCGTTCCCTTTAAAAAAAATTGTTATGAAACCAATACACCCAAAATCATCAGTTATGAAAAAAATCCTATTCTTATTGTTGCTGTTTTCAGGAATGGCAAAGGCCCAAATCGTTAATATTCCGGATCCGGCGTTCAAGGCCTACTTGCTGAGCGCTGATTTTTCGAATAATATCGCTGTTAACTCTTCGCTTATCAGTGCTAAGATTGACATTAACAACGATGGCGAAATCCAGGTCTCAGAAGCCTCGGATATTGTCAGGTTGTGGATTAACGGACCACAGATTATTAATGTACAGGGACTCGAGGCTTTTACAAACCTTGAGGAGATGACCATTTATGACACAGGGATTGCGTCGTTTGGATTGGCAATGCCTAACCTCCCGAAATTTCAGATCAAATCCAACGCGCTGCTTACAACGGTAAATGTTAGCGGAATGACGGGCCTCACGCAATTGGATTGTAACCTGAACGCTTCGCTGACCGCGTTAAATGTATCAGGCTGTAATGGCATCGTTTCGCTTGCCGCGAACAACAACCTTTTATCAGGTTTGGATGTCAGCGGACTATCAAATCTCGTTAACTTCTCGTGTTATTACAATCAGCTTACTTCACTGAATCTATCAGGCTGCAGCAGCCTTCACGGTCTTAGTGCCAACAATAACCTGCTTACAGCCGTTGATGTGTCGGGGTTAACAAACTTAGCGGCGATGGACCTCAGCAATAATCCGGCACTTACTAACGTCAATGCTGCCGGATGCAGTGCTTTGGACTCCAGTTTCCTGAACCTGACCAATGATTTTAACCTCATCACGCTGAACTTAAGCAACTGCAGCCACCTTACGACCTTTGCTTTGGTGGGCACCTCTTTAAATTATCTGGATGTGTCCGGTTGCAGCAGCCTGAATGATCTGCAGGTGCAGAATAACAACCTCCAAACCTTGCTTCTTGATGGATGTAGCGCGTTGGTGACGCTCGTATGCACTTCAAATCATATTGCATCGCTGGATTTAACCGATGCTGTCGCTTTGCAATACCTCTTTGCAAACGACAATGACCTTTTCGAAGTAGATTTTCATCAGGATGCAAACCTCTCGCAATGCACAGTGTACGACAACGAGTTGACACACTTGGACTTTTCGGGCATGACAAACCTCGTGGTATGCCAGTTCGATAACAACCCGCTGTTGACGCTGGACATTTCCGGTTGCAGTTCGATGCAAACGCTTTCGATTCCGGCGGGAATTACAGGAATATCTTCAATCAATGCGCAGGGATGTACGGCATTGACGCAGTTAAGCGTCCAAAGTCCGCTGATCCAGTCTGTAAATGTTCAGGGATGTACAGGCTTGAACATCCTTGCAATCGGTGGCACGTCTGCCAATCCTGCTCCGATTTCCACTTTAGACCTGACAGGCGTACAGGGCCTTACTTATCTGAATCTGAGTAACGTCAACATTTCTTCAGTAGACCTTACGGCAAATCCTGCTTTGGGATTCGTCAACATCAGCGTTACGCCGCTTACACAGATAGACCTCAGCGGCCAGTCACAAATCACAAACCTGAATTTGAGTGAAACTTCCATCCAAAACCTCGATATTTCAGAGCAGGCTAACATTTCCATTGTGAATGTATACGGGTGTACGCAGCTCGAAACCATTTGGGCAAAAAATGGTGCGAATGAATTTTTCAACTTCGAACCGAATAATGAAACATTGCATTTTATATGCCAGGATGAAGCGTATGTAACTGATTTACAGAGTCAATTAGCAGCATACGGACTTACAGCGGTCTGTAATTCTTATTGCTCGATGACTCCGGGCGGCGATTTCAATACTATCAGTGGTATCGTGCGTTTTGATTCCGGTAACGATGGTTGTGATGAAACTGATGTCGTACAGCCAAATATGAAAATCAACATCACTGACGGAACAGAACAAGGTGCTACGTTTACTGACACGGCCGGGCTTTATCAATTCTTCACCGGAGCCGGAAATTTTGATATAGGCTTAGGCATTGAAAATCCTTCGATATTTAATATTTCTACTTCAGCGCCAACGATCGCTTTCGCAGATAACAATAACAATACCGGCACGTTTAACTTTTGCATCAGCCCGAATGGCAATCAAAATGATGCTGAAATTGTTATCGCTCCGATTACGCCGGCAAGGCCGGGTTTTACGGCACTTTACCAAGTCGTAATTAAAAATAAAGGCAACCAGACGCTGAACGGCAGTTTCAATTTCACTTACGACGACACGTTAATGGATTTTGTCGTGGCCACAACGGCGGTGACTTCTCAAAGCGCCGGCATGCTGAACTGGACTTACAGCAACCTGCTTCCGTTTGAAAACCGCAGCGTGTATGTACTGCTGAACGTCAACTCGCCAACACAGGTGCCACCGGTTAATCAGGATGATATTTTGCCTTTTACTGCAACAATAAACCCGATTGTAAATGACATCAATGCTGCAGACAACCAGTTTATGTACAATCAAAGCGTAGTGAATTCGTTTGACCCAAACGACATCACCTGCATGGAAGGTGAAAACCTATCACCACAAGATATCGGGAAATACCTCCATTATGTCATCAATTTTGAAAATACCGGGACGTATGCTGCGGAGCAGGTTGTCGTAAAAGTGGTGATCGATGATACTAAATACGACATCAATTCCATCCAGTTGCTGAACACCTCACATCCCGTACGACCTGTCATCAAAGGGAATACCGCCGAGTTTTTCTTTGAAGGCATCGACCTTGCCGCTGCAGCTGGTGATCCACCTGTAGGTGGTCATGGCAACATCCTTTTCAAGATCAGGACACAGCCAACATTAGTAAACGGTGATGATGTCATTACAAAAGCCGATATTTTCTTCGATTACAATTTCCCGATTGAAACTAATGACGCAAGAACGGTTTTTGCGACGCTTTCCTCAGGCAATCCTTTGAAAGATGACAGCATTGTGCTCTACCCTAACCCATCGAAAAATTTTGTGACAATACAATGTGACAACAGCATTACATCCGTCAGTTTATATGATATACAGGGAAGGATCCTGGAAATCCTGAAACAAAATGATGACAGTGCCACAATTGACATCTCGGCAAGGGCAAGTGGCATTTATTTTGTAAAGACCACTACGGATAAAGGCGTGAAAGTGATAAAAATGGTGAAGGAATAATTACTGAAAAAGTCTTTAAAGCGGTTAGGAATTAGATCCTAACCGCTTTTTTTTTGCCATATTGCCAAAATTCGTGAAAGGCCCAATACCGAAAATCTTTAGATGACCCGCAGACGGATTGCACACTTGCATCTGCCATGTAAATATTATAAAATTGCACATAGTAATGCGTAAATATTTGATTGTAAAAAAAACGTAAATTGCCCAAAATATCAAAACACCGATCCAAACTAACCCATCAGTTTGAAGACTTATAAAATGGCTGAAAAAACTATTTTAACCACCGATATTTTCCATACGCTGTTCAACTCCATGGACCAAGGGTTCTGCGTTTTGGAAATGATCCACAACGAAACGGGAAAACCCGCGGATTTACTTTATTTGGAATCCAACCCAGCCTTTGACCGCATTGCAGGAACAGCCGTAACAGGCAAAAAAGTCAGTGATTTCGATGGGCGTTTACAGTCTTTTTGGTTTGATATTTATCAAAACGTATTAAATACCGGAGCACCCGCACGGCTTGAATACAAGGCGGTTGAAACGGGGTGTTGGTATGCCGTATTTGTTTCGCGTATCGGAGAGGAAGGCAGCAAACAGATTACCGGCATCTTCACTGATATTACGGAACGCAAACTGGCCGACGAGCGTACAGCCTATTTCGTAAAGCTTAACGATGCCACCCGTTATATACAAAATCCTGTGGCGCTACAGCAAATAGCCATGCAGGTGCTGGGGGAATACTTAGGTGTTAACCGTGCTTTTTATGGTGAATTGCAGGATGACGATACCCTTGTGATTGGGCCGGGTTATGCCGATGGCCTTCCACCCATTGAAGGCCAGCTCAGCATCGACGATTTCGGCAGTGAACTAATGGGGATATTTAACACCGGAAAGAACGTCGTCATCCACGACCTGTATTCTGACTCGCCGATTTTACCGACCGTGAAAGCCGCCTTTGATGGCATTGGGATCCGCGCTGCCATAGGCGTGCCTTTGGTGAAAAGCGGAAAAGCGCATGCTGTGCTGAGCGTCCATCAATCAGAACCAAGGAAATGGACTGAAAATGAAATAAAACTCGTCGAAGAAACCGCGGAACGCACCTGGGCCGCGGTAGAATGGGCAAAAACGGCAGCAATCCTCAGTGAATCTGAACAGAAATACAGGACCTTATTTGAGACCATTGATGATGGCTTTGCGCTGGTAGAACTCGAACGTGATGCTTCAGGAAAAATTACCGATATCATTTACAGGGAGACGAATCCTGCATTTGAATTGCATACGGGATTGAAAGATGTCATTGGAAAAAAGGTTACCGGACTGCTGCCCAATATGAGTGAGAGCGTGTTAAAGATCATCCGGCAGGTTGCCGATACCGGAATTCCGCAGCGGAACGAATACTATCAGGTGGATTTGGGGCGATGGTATAATGTCAGGCATTCCCGTGTAGGCGGACCGGAAAGTGCTTATGTTGTAGCTGTATTCAGCGACATCACAGCGCGAAAGAATGCAGAAAAAGAACTTAATGATTTTAACACCCTACTCGAAACCCAGGTTGCGGAACGCACTGCTACGATACGCAAAAACGAAAATGATCTACGCGACACAAACAAGCACCTGCAGCTCATTATCAACCAACTGGAGTCCTTTAACCATATTGCAAGCCACGATTTACAGGAACCTTTGCGTAAGATACAGATCTTTGCGAGCCGCCTCAGCGAAACGGGTCAGGATGATTTGCGCAGGGGAGTATTCCTGGAAGGCATCCAGAATGCTTCGGGCCGTATGCGCAACCTGATTGATGACCTGCTGGCTTATTCCCGCCTGGGCAGTAAAGAAACCTTCAAGCGTGTCGACCTGAATAAGACGCTGGAGCAGGTACGAAACGATTATGAATTGCTGATTGCAGATAAAAAAGCGGTCATCGAAAGTGATCACTTACCTGTCATCAGTGCAGTACCGTTTCAGATGCGGCAGCTTTTTGCAAACCTGGTTTCAAATTCGCTGAAATTTTCGATCCGAAATCCCGTGATTAAAATCAGTTGCAGGGTGGCCAAAGGACATGATTTCGAATCCACATTCCCTTTAAAGCCTGAAATGGAATATGTACAGATTACTTTTGCAGACAATGGCATCGGGTTTGACAATGAATATAAGGACAAGATTTTCTATTTATTCCAGCGTCTGCCGGCACAGGAAAAGATATCGGGTACCGGAATCGGGCTAAGCATTGTAGAGAAAGCCGTCAAGGAACACCAGGGTTTTATTGATGCCTCAGGTGAAAAAGGAACAGGCGCAGTGTTTACGATTTACCTTCCGTTGAAACAGAAGTAAATAGTTGGCAGTGGCAGTTTCAGTAAATCATTTAATATATTTACCTGAATAAAATGATATATGTAGCCTCCATTCGGCGAGCAATCATATACCCCAAAAATCCTACACCATCAAAACATATACAACACATCTGGCAAGAATATTAACGATACTATTGCTGTTGATCGCCACAACTTCCTTTGCACAGTC
This genomic stretch from Flavobacterium pallidum harbors:
- a CDS encoding LytR/AlgR family response regulator transcription factor; this encodes MITALLIDDDKHLRAGLKALLDRYTNDISIVGEAESVKTGILAIEKWRPQVIFLDIHLNDGTGFDILENIAKAYGKINAHIIFITAHEKYAVKAFKFSALDFILKPVDPEELQRTILKIKDAVGKTNSFEHIDLLLENIRKKVDNFKRIALSTSDGIHLFEVSDIIRCEAKINYTQFYIKNHKPILISRTLKEYEELLTEHGFERIHQSHLINLSYLKSYIKNDGGYVIMSDNTNIPIAQSKKEKLQELIRSL
- a CDS encoding DUF7619 domain-containing protein, which encodes MKKILFLLLLFSGMAKAQIVNIPDPAFKAYLLSADFSNNIAVNSSLISAKIDINNDGEIQVSEASDIVRLWINGPQIINVQGLEAFTNLEEMTIYDTGIASFGLAMPNLPKFQIKSNALLTTVNVSGMTGLTQLDCNLNASLTALNVSGCNGIVSLAANNNLLSGLDVSGLSNLVNFSCYYNQLTSLNLSGCSSLHGLSANNNLLTAVDVSGLTNLAAMDLSNNPALTNVNAAGCSALDSSFLNLTNDFNLITLNLSNCSHLTTFALVGTSLNYLDVSGCSSLNDLQVQNNNLQTLLLDGCSALVTLVCTSNHIASLDLTDAVALQYLFANDNDLFEVDFHQDANLSQCTVYDNELTHLDFSGMTNLVVCQFDNNPLLTLDISGCSSMQTLSIPAGITGISSINAQGCTALTQLSVQSPLIQSVNVQGCTGLNILAIGGTSANPAPISTLDLTGVQGLTYLNLSNVNISSVDLTANPALGFVNISVTPLTQIDLSGQSQITNLNLSETSIQNLDISEQANISIVNVYGCTQLETIWAKNGANEFFNFEPNNETLHFICQDEAYVTDLQSQLAAYGLTAVCNSYCSMTPGGDFNTISGIVRFDSGNDGCDETDVVQPNMKINITDGTEQGATFTDTAGLYQFFTGAGNFDIGLGIENPSIFNISTSAPTIAFADNNNNTGTFNFCISPNGNQNDAEIVIAPITPARPGFTALYQVVIKNKGNQTLNGSFNFTYDDTLMDFVVATTAVTSQSAGMLNWTYSNLLPFENRSVYVLLNVNSPTQVPPVNQDDILPFTATINPIVNDINAADNQFMYNQSVVNSFDPNDITCMEGENLSPQDIGKYLHYVINFENTGTYAAEQVVVKVVIDDTKYDINSIQLLNTSHPVRPVIKGNTAEFFFEGIDLAAAAGDPPVGGHGNILFKIRTQPTLVNGDDVITKADIFFDYNFPIETNDARTVFATLSSGNPLKDDSIVLYPNPSKNFVTIQCDNSITSVSLYDIQGRILEILKQNDDSATIDISARASGIYFVKTTTDKGVKVIKMVKE
- a CDS encoding GAF domain-containing sensor histidine kinase yields the protein MAEKTILTTDIFHTLFNSMDQGFCVLEMIHNETGKPADLLYLESNPAFDRIAGTAVTGKKVSDFDGRLQSFWFDIYQNVLNTGAPARLEYKAVETGCWYAVFVSRIGEEGSKQITGIFTDITERKLADERTAYFVKLNDATRYIQNPVALQQIAMQVLGEYLGVNRAFYGELQDDDTLVIGPGYADGLPPIEGQLSIDDFGSELMGIFNTGKNVVIHDLYSDSPILPTVKAAFDGIGIRAAIGVPLVKSGKAHAVLSVHQSEPRKWTENEIKLVEETAERTWAAVEWAKTAAILSESEQKYRTLFETIDDGFALVELERDASGKITDIIYRETNPAFELHTGLKDVIGKKVTGLLPNMSESVLKIIRQVADTGIPQRNEYYQVDLGRWYNVRHSRVGGPESAYVVAVFSDITARKNAEKELNDFNTLLETQVAERTATIRKNENDLRDTNKHLQLIINQLESFNHIASHDLQEPLRKIQIFASRLSETGQDDLRRGVFLEGIQNASGRMRNLIDDLLAYSRLGSKETFKRVDLNKTLEQVRNDYELLIADKKAVIESDHLPVISAVPFQMRQLFANLVSNSLKFSIRNPVIKISCRVAKGHDFESTFPLKPEMEYVQITFADNGIGFDNEYKDKIFYLFQRLPAQEKISGTGIGLSIVEKAVKEHQGFIDASGEKGTGAVFTIYLPLKQK